A genomic stretch from Cryomorphaceae bacterium 1068 includes:
- a CDS encoding Gfo/Idh/MocA family oxidoreductase — protein MEIATLPNPIPGKGEVLVRTAFSAISTGTEGKTVSDARKGYVAKAKSRKEEVAKVVKAAQTYGVAETYKLVMNKLESLQPLGYSLSGEVVAVGEGVSEFKPGDKAACGGASASHAELVAVPKNLCVKLHPETKLDQAAFTTIAAIAMQGIRRADLKLGENCVVVGLGLIGQLTIRLLKAAGVKTFGIDLKDQLVDLAMQSGAQEASLRSDELIEERIKKFSNGNGVDAVIITAATSSTDPVELAGEICRTHGKVVIVGAVPTGFSRKNYYRKELELLMSTSYGPGRYDANYEEKGLDYPIGQVRWTENRNMQAFADLLGSGALDISDLISHKFPFAEAKRAFDLIVDGAESKMGVLLEYDTSKEIKLEQKVASEKAPLQADSVSFIGAGSFAGNFLLPNLKGRIKFSAVATKRPHSAENTKRKYAFDQAFADADALIQNDKAGGVFIATRHDTHASLTLKSLKQGKRVFVEKPLCLHPQELTEIKEVARSNSHSDVMVGFNRRFAPSVIELKKKLSLELPKVIQYRVNAGFQTDDHWVHDPEVGGGRILGEACHFVDLCYFLAGAKAVSVSAVPMTAEPQNFDSFTANLAFADGSVASLVYLSNGNKAMPKEHIEVSTGGFSVQIDDFKKVTYFGKAVAKTKPAKQDKGHATEMELVADALKKGKPFPIAMDEVFHSTLVTFALRESVRQNGKKIEIEEFEREWISPKVN, from the coding sequence ATGGAAATCGCCACCTTGCCTAACCCCATTCCCGGAAAGGGAGAAGTGTTGGTGAGAACTGCCTTCTCGGCAATCAGCACTGGTACCGAAGGCAAAACGGTGAGCGATGCCCGCAAGGGCTACGTGGCCAAGGCAAAGTCCCGCAAGGAAGAAGTGGCCAAGGTGGTCAAAGCCGCTCAAACTTACGGCGTGGCCGAGACTTATAAGTTGGTGATGAACAAGCTCGAGTCACTCCAACCCTTGGGCTATTCCCTTTCGGGAGAAGTCGTTGCGGTGGGAGAAGGCGTTTCCGAATTTAAGCCAGGCGACAAAGCGGCCTGTGGCGGTGCCTCAGCTTCTCACGCCGAACTGGTGGCAGTTCCAAAAAACCTTTGCGTAAAGCTTCATCCCGAGACTAAACTCGATCAAGCTGCTTTCACCACCATCGCTGCCATTGCCATGCAGGGCATTCGTCGGGCCGACTTGAAATTGGGTGAAAATTGTGTTGTTGTCGGATTGGGATTGATCGGTCAATTGACCATTCGCCTGCTGAAGGCAGCGGGAGTCAAGACTTTCGGGATTGATCTGAAAGATCAACTCGTTGATTTGGCAATGCAATCGGGTGCTCAAGAAGCTTCTCTGCGTAGCGATGAATTAATCGAAGAGCGCATCAAGAAATTTTCCAACGGAAACGGTGTAGACGCCGTGATCATTACCGCAGCTACTTCTTCAACCGACCCCGTGGAACTGGCTGGAGAAATTTGCCGTACCCACGGTAAAGTGGTCATCGTGGGAGCCGTACCCACGGGCTTCAGCAGAAAGAACTACTACCGCAAGGAGTTGGAACTTTTGATGAGCACCTCATACGGTCCCGGGCGTTACGATGCCAATTACGAGGAGAAAGGATTGGACTATCCGATAGGTCAAGTCCGTTGGACGGAAAACCGAAACATGCAAGCCTTTGCCGATTTGCTGGGTTCAGGCGCGCTCGATATTTCAGATTTAATTTCCCATAAGTTCCCTTTCGCTGAAGCCAAAAGGGCATTCGATTTAATCGTCGATGGTGCTGAGTCGAAAATGGGTGTCTTGCTCGAATACGACACTTCGAAAGAGATCAAACTCGAGCAGAAAGTAGCATCAGAAAAAGCGCCGCTGCAAGCGGATTCTGTTTCCTTTATCGGAGCTGGATCTTTTGCAGGGAACTTCTTACTTCCCAATTTGAAAGGTAGAATCAAGTTTTCGGCGGTGGCGACGAAGCGACCACATTCGGCTGAGAATACTAAAAGAAAATATGCCTTTGATCAGGCTTTCGCCGATGCCGATGCGCTGATTCAAAACGACAAGGCCGGTGGAGTATTCATCGCCACCAGGCACGATACACATGCATCGCTTACGCTGAAATCGCTAAAGCAAGGGAAACGCGTTTTTGTCGAGAAGCCGCTTTGTCTTCATCCTCAAGAGCTGACAGAAATTAAAGAAGTCGCCCGATCGAATTCGCATTCAGATGTGATGGTGGGCTTTAACCGCCGCTTCGCTCCGTCTGTCATCGAATTGAAAAAGAAGCTTTCGCTCGAACTGCCGAAGGTGATTCAGTACCGCGTGAATGCGGGTTTCCAGACCGATGATCACTGGGTGCACGATCCCGAGGTGGGTGGTGGCCGTATTTTAGGCGAAGCATGTCATTTCGTGGATCTTTGTTATTTCTTGGCAGGAGCCAAAGCCGTTTCCGTTTCGGCGGTGCCGATGACGGCCGAGCCGCAGAACTTTGATTCATTTACTGCCAACTTGGCTTTTGCCGATGGTTCTGTGGCTAGTTTGGTCTACTTGAGCAATGGCAATAAGGCCATGCCAAAGGAACACATCGAAGTATCAACCGGTGGTTTCTCGGTTCAAATTGATGATTTTAAAAAGGTGACCTATTTTGGAAAAGCTGTTGCTAAAACAAAACCCGCCAAGCAAGACAAGGGTCATGCCACCGAAATGGAGTTGGTAGCCGATGCTTTGAAAAAGGGAAAACCTTTTCCCATTGCCATGGATGAAGTCTTTCATTCGACGCTGGTCACTTTTGCACTCAGGGAATCGGTTCGACAGAACGGTAAGAAGATAGAGATTGAAGAATTTGAACGCGAATGGATTTCTCCCAAAGTGAACTGA